ttgtaagcaagcacaaatgaaaaggaaaatgaaagctcTTTAGGACACTAATTTACGGGGTGGCCTGGTTACTGGTTAATTCTACCCGGTTTGGCTTCTGAGGCCGTCAATCAGAATGACGTCATTGCTGATCAGGTTACACCGGCTGCGTGAATTTGCTACCTGGGCAATCAGGAAGTCTGGGGAAACCGCCCCTGGTTGCCCCCAGGAGGGGAAAGCCATGCAATGTGCAGAGGCTGGAAAGCCTATAATTAAATTCAATCACTGTAAGAAATACATCTACAGCTTCAGTGTGCCGCGATGCTGCCCCCTCTGCCGGCAGGACGTGGGCTCGAGGAAACTGGAGGAAGCACCTGTTAGCATCTCCAATCCGTTTACCAATGGACATCAAGAAAAATGTTCATTCCTCCTCAGACCAACTCAAGGGACGTTTCTTAGGTACAGTGTTTTCTGTTACCTTGAATTGTGCAAACTTTTCCTTCTGTGTTGTAGTCACTAAAATCTTCTTTTACAGTGTGAATGCGGTGTGATGGGTATTTCTTTCCAGCACTTCAGCACTAAATTCTAAAATGTAGGCCTATTTGTTTTATAAGAATAGATGGTGTGCATACTTTCCTGGAATAAGTGCACAAATATATGAAGGTCAAAACTActtacacaattaaaaaatattttatttatttttagagagatggggagggagcgaggagaaacattgatgagttgcctctcctacacacccCCATGGGGACTGtaccccacagcccaggcatgtgccctgacctgaatcgaagggcaaccttttgctttgtgggaagatgccaaaccaacttagccacactggttagggcaaATCTACTTAcagaattttgagagaaaaatccaTAGTCTGGAGATTTTTTTACCCATAGATTTTCAGTTAAGAGGCTGGTTGGAAAAATGACCCAGCAGCTAATCTTatcaaaataatacttttaagccctggctggcatagctcagtggattgagcacaggctgcgaaccaaagtatcgcaggttcgattcccagtcagggtacatgcctgggttgcaggccatgacccccagcaaccgtacattgatgtctctctacctccctcccttccctctctaaaaataaagaaaaataatacttttattgtGAGTTAGTTTGTAATTTCTGTGACAACCAGGTATAATGTACAGAGCCTGAAGAATGGCCACTTATAGACTATTTTATGTGGAGGTGAATTAAATTGAAGACTGGAGCTGGTTTATTTCAATTGTACATGCTCCTTGACTTTAAgatttcagaaatcaaaagcaaggATTGTGCCTCCTTAGAGTCCTTGTGGAGTCTACAAATGGGATTGCGACTGGCCCTGCACAAGCCAGGCTGTGAGAGTGCAGGGGTGGTACTCAGTGATGGTGTGTGCTTTGGGAAGCGTGTCCGGGCGCATCATCCATGCTGAGAACTCCTTGCCCCCTTGAAATCCACCCTCCCAACTCTCTCATGCCCTCAAGAGTGCCTGGGATGAGAAAATTAGACTTGACTATTCACCTCTGCTAACCAACTTCTTTAACTGATTTCTTTTCTGTCCCTATGAGGCTGAAATGAACCAAAGTGTGTAAAAGGTGTTGCACCAAGCTGTTTAATAAGAGCCTCTCATTCATGCTAACTCGAAGTCATTAACTGGTTGAATACAAAAGCTtttgaataaagtctttaaaattggAATTCATTTGCCATAGCATGGCTCATTCAGGAGCTCCTCACTGAGCAGCACTCTGGGGATGTCACTGTGAACAAGCCACAGCCCTGCATTGAAGAAACAACACAGGACAGGCTTTCACGCTGGCCCCTGGTCAGAGTTCCTTATTCTGTGATGTGGTGATACTGACGGGCCCGGCTTCTCTGGGCATCGGCAGAAGTGAGGTGGCGGCGTTGAAACAAGTCATGTATGTTTTGGCGTCCCTCCCATCCCTTTAACCCTTCAGGCAGGATCTGCAGAGTCCTTAAGTAGCCCCTGCCCAAAAGACCTTCTAAAGCCAAGTTCTAAACGATTTCCTTCCTTGTCATCCAATTTCTAAACCTTCAGGACTGACTTCCACAATTCACCTTGAGATGAtttcacctatttttaaaaggggaacCAGCAGCCACCCAAAGGAATCACTGAGGCTCTGATCTAACTAGGGCGGGACCCGACAGGGCTGCTGCATGGCTGTGCAGGTTGTGGACCGCACGAAGGCACCAGGCCAAGGTGGTGGTGAGTGCTGAAACTCAGTCTGCATTCCACTCACCAGGCCAAGCACCTGGGCACAGCTCCGTCTGCAGGAAGAAGGGGCcccttttcttaatttgtttagAGTTCTTGTCAAGGAGAGGCATGGCCCTACCCCGCTCCATCACATGCATCTGCAgcattctgtatatatttttctcttcatagCACATACCAATCTATTAAAAGCTTGCAGACTGAAGCGAAAACATCTTCCCTGCAAGTGAGaaaactccatgagggcagagacctGGTCTTATTTTCTGTCATTAGCCCTTCACTTCAAACAAGCCCATAGTTGGTACCTGATAGATATCTGTTGCAAGACTGAGAAATAACTGAAGGAGGAAGTCAGGAAGGAAATGCCTAGGATTTGGGCAGGAAACCAAGTGCAGCCATGTGTTCAGGGGGGTACAGGCTGTCGTCAGGCACCCAAGACTCTACCTGTTTGAACCCCCAAGGTCTCCACTCAAAAGTGGCTTCAACAAGATAGCCTTGGGGTGCAGGGAGGTTGCTCTGAAGAAGGCAGGGCAGCCATTTGTGTCCTTGGTCATTTTAAAACCTGCAACTGCTTGCTTTAATGAGGAACCAAATATCCAGACCTGTGGTCTGATAAAGGACCTTAATCATTTGAAAAGAACCTCTGATTTATTCAACATCTCTATGTGGCAGGCACTCAATAGACATTTTATTCTTACAATCAGCTCACTAGGAGGCTTATGacatttccattttcctctctgaGGAAACAGATCAGAGAGaataagtgacttgcccaaagtcccCGGGTTAGTAAGTGATGGCCTGGGACTGTATATGCAGGTTAACTTTTATGGACTTATACAACTAATACCCAGTCTCAGGTAAATAATAATTGCAGGAAACAAGGGTGGTCCGAGAGAAGTGGGTGTGCGACAGGCTGCAAGACCGAAATGGGCTATATTAGTTTTGAAGGTAGAGGTTCAGGATCCTCTCACCCACGTCTGCCTGAGGCTGTTACCTCAcataaaaggaggaaagaataggAGCTCCTTCAACAGCTGACCTCTGGCTGGGCGCCTCTTCCAGGGCTGGCCTTCTAGCACACTCACCTTTAGCattagggggagggggaaatttTAGATCTCAAATGTAGTGTTATCCTAACCAGCTTTGAAACTGGGCTTTCACTAACCTGGACACTGATGGCAAGTCTGGCCCCAGCCCAGAGAGGAGGCCCATCACTCTCCAGTGACAACTCTTCACGCCAGACATAGGCAAACGAGGAAAACATGACTGCTTTCTTTCAGGGAGTATGACGGAAGGTCTGATCTTCATGTTGGAATAACCAACACGAATGGTgagtgcattttcatttttattttttagcttaagTCCCCAAAGTACCCACAGGAGAGCagtatttctaaagaaaatgtgatCATGAAACATTAAACAGTAATTCCTTCAGGCCCTGGGCTCTCCTGTGCACCAATGGGACGATGCTACTTCCCCTCCCGCCTTGGCTGAATGTTTTCTCAGCCAAGAGGGACAGAAACCGTTTACCTTTTGGTTGGTCTTTAGAAGAGTTAGAAAGAGAGCCCCAGCCACATAGTTCAGTTGTTTAGAGCCAAGGCTGAGTGTTTgatcccgtcagggcacatgcaagaatcaactaatgaacgcataggtaagtggaacaacaaatcgatgttttctctctctttctaagatcaatacattttttaaaaagaggaaaaaccagAGTTTTGGAGAGACTGAGTTGCCCAGGTCCTCATCGTGTATGGCAATCAGAATCTGGACCCAGGCCCTCTGCTCCCCAGTCCTATACTTACTCAGCCCACTGCTATTGGGTCCTCACACTCCAGGGTCTGCAGGGCGTAGGCAGAAATCTCAGGGAGAAGTCAGGGGACACCTCACATAAAAGGAGGTGGTGCGGCCTACCGtggtttgctttaaaaaacagtaattaaaaagaaaggaagcatgTTTAAATAAAACAGTTCCTTTGGCCAGATTTAACTCTAAGGGCATGGAGTCTGCAACCCTTGAACCCAGACATCCTTGTCTACAGGGAAAGGGCCCTGGTTGGCCACTTGCAGGAAGTGCAGGCCTGGGATGGTGAGCAAGGCCAGCCCTGTGAGGCTTTCCTCACCCCCCTGAGGCAGGAGAGACTCATGCTGTGGGCAGAAACCTGGGACTGGGTTTTTGAACTCAGAGTTATCCATATGAGCAGTAAAATTTACCATCAATCTGATCACTGGAAATTTATTGCTGATTTAAGGAAACAAGATAGGCCCATTTATAAGtagagaacttcaacaaaaatatTCTGGTGCCTGTTGTTGTCTCTGTTTCCGGGTGACTTGGGAGTGCCGAAGGGCAGGCAGAGCAAGAAGTGGGTTGCCCTGAAGACAGGGCAGAgaacaggggaggagggagctcCATAGCCAATCCTTAACTCCAGAGAGGACCCTCTCTAAATCTCCTAGGTGGCTACCTGTTGAATTTGATGATCCTGGAGAAAGGAGGTTCTAGAATCTCTAATGACCTACTGCTAACTGGCAATAACAAGAAAGTGCAACCTTGGTTTCTGATGGGTAGTTACTGCATGGCTCCTGTCATTTTCTGACATCCCCTTTTCACAGAGGTGCGTTTCCCCTCAAGTTTCTGCACAACTCTGGTTTTGGTTGCAGGAGTTGTCTATAATTACACCATGCACGGTGTCCAGCGAGATGAAGCAGGTTGGGAGCAGAGTGTAAGTATCCCATTACTGCAGCCCGGCATGTTTGGACTGATGGACCAGTGGGACAAGTACCTGGAAGACTTCTCCACCACAGCGGCCTGGCTGCCCCACAGGTATGAGCCTGCACGGACCACCTGCTCCCTGGCCCTCATTTGCCACACAAGTGTGATCTCAGTTCGCAGAGAACTCTAAGCTGCATGTAGTTGAGCCCATACCAAGACAGTAGTCTGCCTGTAACAGAATTTAAGCAGGGGTTGATTTACTTCGGGGTTTCTGAAGAGGTAAGCCAGCGTACATTACACAAAGAATCAGAGCATTGTAAGGACCAAAATTTGGAACTCTGGTTATTTTAGTTAATTGACTGggcatttttacatatttaacatttaagaATAATATGTACAGCAAAAGCCATGATATTATGTtccctaaaacaaaaaaattttagccctgactggtgtggatcagttagtggcttgggcatcatcccataaactgagcCCAGGTGGGTTCCtggtcaggcagggcacatgcttgggatgCAGGCCAGACCCCGGGTTGGaggagtgcgagaggcaacctatccatTTTTCTCTCACGCGttgatgtttctttgcctctctttctcccttcctcccctctaaaaaacataaataaaatcttttaaaatttaaatgatattcaaactttatacatattttaagcttttttgttttgttttagcaatTATGAAATTGATTTCTCAGTTCCTTGCTTCCTTAACACTTAAGATATACAGCGTACTtgtcaatttaaattctttttaggATACCCTTGAAATAAATTTAGACACTGTGGAATATCCTAACATATAAGATACTAAATTCTACTTCAAGAATCTAGAATTTCAGTGAAATTAAGGCTACAAAGTTGGAGTTTATATGCACCTTAACTCACCACTCCAAACACTGAGGTGAGTCCCATCTGTACCTAAGTTGCAAGCAGAAATAACCCAGCATACCAAGTGTTCCTTCCTGCACAGAGTGGGCCCATCTTGCTAAGTGAGAAAGGCCTTCAGCTGTTTCTCAGCCTGTTCCTGAGCAGCTTTTAAAGCTAAGTCTTCTCTTCTCCATGCCCTTGTTTCGAAGGTATCAAGAAGACTGCCACAACTGCTACAGTTATACCCTCAGATTCATTAACTGCATTCTGGCTACGGAAGGCAAGGAGCAACTGGACAAAAATGAGTTCACAGAGAAATTTGTGGTCCCCAGAACCAGGAAGGCTTCCAAGTACATCACACTCTACCGGGCGATAGAAGAGCATGGGTTCTATGTGATTGACCACCCAGATCAAGAGCCAGGCCCTTCTCCAGGAAGCGTTTTGTGCTGAGTGTGCTGTGTAAGAGCAGAAGGGACAGGGCATTTGGGGGGTTACTACTTTAATAGATACTAGGGATTTCTAAACACTTAAACTGTGGTTAATAAAAAAATAGGTGATATGGCTTTCCTTTAAGCATACCTCAGCTTACTGCAGTATAAGAATttacaaaattaatagaaaaaaattaaatttaaaaaattgtcctgGGTTTTCAAAATTGTTTGCATTACAAGTAAGTTCTTTTCATAgcagtttggttttcttttttttttttttcatagcagtTTGGTTTTCAAACTGAGAATATGTGTTAAAGCATAAAGTGGCAGCATCTTTTATTCACAGAACAATGAAAAGTCTCCCCATAAATTGATTAGAGCTGGATAAATTTACCTTTCAATATGAACCCAGAAGGTGGAGGGATTTGTAGGAAGGTGAGCAACACAGCTACAATTTACAAAGTAATGGCTATTTTtatctcactgtttttctttaaacagcATATGGTAGCCTCTTGATGgtcaacaatagaaaaaaaagaaagtaaaaaaaagaaaaggtcttaGAACCAGAGTCAGGAAATGGGCACTCCCGCATTAGCCCCCctcacccacatgcacacactgcACTGGCAAGCCCTCGGGAGTGGAGCCCCAGTCTGCTCCCTTCTCATTTTGCCTGATCTGACAAGAtcatgggggttggggggtggcagggctgggtttACTacagctccttctcttctcccttta
This DNA window, taken from Phyllostomus discolor isolate MPI-MPIP mPhyDis1 chromosome 7, mPhyDis1.pri.v3, whole genome shotgun sequence, encodes the following:
- the MKRN2OS gene encoding MKRN2 opposite strand protein isoform X1 — encoded protein: MTSLLIRLHRLREFATWAIRKSGETAPGCPQEGKAMQCAEAGKPIIKFNHCKKYIYSFSVPRCCPLCRQDVGSRKLEEAPVSISNPFTNGHQEKCSFLLRPTQGTFLREYDGRSDLHVGITNTNGVVYNYTMHGVQRDEAGWEQSVSIPLLQPGMFGLMDQWDKYLEDFSTTAAWLPHRYQEDCHNCYSYTLRFINCILATEGKEQLDKNEFTEKFVVPRTRKASKYITLYRAIEEHGFYVIDHPDQEPGPSPGSVLC
- the MKRN2OS gene encoding MKRN2 opposite strand protein isoform X2, translated to MDIKKNVHSSSDQLKGRFLGVVYNYTMHGVQRDEAGWEQSVSIPLLQPGMFGLMDQWDKYLEDFSTTAAWLPHRYQEDCHNCYSYTLRFINCILATEGKEQLDKNEFTEKFVVPRTRKASKYITLYRAIEEHGFYVIDHPDQEPGPSPGSVLC